Genomic window (Prevotella melaninogenica ATCC 25845):
CGAAGAAGAGAGCATTGGATCCATACCGCCAACACAATAGAGGTCGCCACGCAATACTTGCGTAGAGTCGTCAATCACACCCGTATAGTAAAGGTTTGTCTTAAAGTCATAATCAGCCCCAAGTTTATCCAATGTTGCAATAGCAGTAACACACTTCATTGTAGAAGCAGGGCGCATGTGAAGACGTTCACGGAACTGATAGACAGGTACATCATCCGTCAAATCCCATACCATCACACTTGTTTGTACGGTCTCTAAAAGCGGACTTCGGAGTATACCATCCAATCGGGCGGTGATATTCTCCTTCCAACTAAGATGGCTATCCGTGGTAAAAGCAGGGATGATACTATCGGTATCTTCCTCTTCCTCACTAACATCATTAGCAGTAGAAGTCACCTTAGGTTGAACAGCTGTAACTGCTTTCGGATGAAGTATATTCGCAACCTCCGTACTATCTAAATATACCTGCGCTTGTACAGGCAAACTCAATACGACACCGAAGATTAGTGCCGATAAGTATTTTAATTTCATACCTCGTTATCTTTCTTTTCTAATCGTTTTTTCAGTGCTGACAAAAAGTTATCAACATTATCAGGCTGTACGCTGACAACACTGCCATTCATCATCTCTAACAATGCATAATAACCGAGACGAAAGGCAAACGGGCGTTTCTCAATAGTCTTCACATCACTGAGTAAAACACGCTTCGTCAGTCCAACTCTTCCTGTCTTCACCAACAGAACACCATCATCGGTCAATACATATTTAGTATGAATGGCACGATCAACGGCTCTTATCGTCACAACAATAAGCAAGAAGCCTAATACGACCATCAGACTATTCGTACGATGCCAAAGACAGAAGAAGGCTGCAAGGGCAAAAACCACGATGGCTCCCATGTCATTTATCGTCACTTTATGTTGGAAAGTTCTCATATTAACTGCAAAAGTACAAAAAAAAGCCTTTGTACGTCAATATATTACATAAAAAGATAATGGCAACCAACGAGTGGTTGCCATTATTAAGGGGAGGGTATTGGGCTAATTAGCCTAATTGGGCTAATAAGGCTAATAAGACTAATAGCCTTAAACCAAAGTTGCAATAATATCCTCGCGGTTACCTGGGAGCATATCAATGACTGGAATCTCAGGCATTGTATAGCAACCCGGAGCAAGGCGCATACTTGCACGTGCCACGTTAACAAGTACCTGTGCTGTGAGCGCAGGGTTATTGATAGACATATCGAAAGAGAAGTGCTGGTTGTGGGTCTTACCACTCACACCCTTACGAGTCATGTGAACACCATGACCAACATCGTTCAAAGCTGCGACGCTTGGTACTGCAAATACGTGTAGCTCGTCGTGTGCAAAGTAGTCGTCAGCCTTAAGTTCCTTTGTTACATCCTCAAGGTTGGCACCCTCTTCTAACTCAACATAAACCATACGGCGATGAATTCCCTCACCGAGAGGAATAGTCATTGACAAAGCTTCCTTAACGCCCTTCTTGCTACGAGCCACAACAGAGTGACCCATTGAGCGACCTGGGCCAAAGTTGGTATAAGAAAGACCTTCTGGTGCGAGGCTCTCTAACAAGATACGAACAACTGAATCAGATCCTGGATCCCAACCAGCAGCAATAACACTAACGGTGTTAGTACGCTTGTTGTTCTCCATTTGCTTAGTACGATAGTCAAGGATTGAACCGTGAATATCAAAAGAATCTACAGTATTGATACCCAATGCAGAAATCTTCTCAGCATATTCTGGACAGCTACGAGTTGGTGCTGCGAGGATAGCCACATCAACATCTTTCAACTTTGTTATATCATCAACAACCTCATATGGGGTCAGTTCCAATGGTTTATCCTTGTCACCCTGACGGCGAACGATACCTGCAATCTCAAAATCCTTTGCTGCTTCAAGTGCCTGAACACTGTAAACACCAATGTTACCATAGCCTACGACGGCTGCTCTAATCTTTTTCATATTCTTTACCTTTAACAGTTTAGTTCTCGTTATCTCCTACAAAAGTAACGTTTTATTTAAAGAAAGTATAACACAAAAAGGGTTTTAACATAATTATGTAATTAAAAAGAACCGACAACCACTCGAGCCTACAACTGGCCACCAACTGGCCCCAACTGGCCACCAACTGGCCCCTCCCCCTTACCCCTCCCCCAAAGGGAGGGGCGTAATTACCGAGATACCCCTTGTGGTTAGTACACGAGTTTACTGGTGGACAAGATTACAGGTAGACGAGGTGACGTGTAAACAAGTTGTTCAGCTTGGGAGTTGACTCTTTTCTTGCAAGCAATCTATAAGCATACGGTACATTTCACGCCCCTCCCTTTGGGGGAGGGGGAAGGGGGAGGGGCCAGTTGGTGGCCAGTTGGTGGTGGCCGCTTGTGCCTTCTTTTTTTTATTTATGCCTTTTGTAATACAATATTTTGTTTTTATATTACGTTATTAATTCTGTATATACAAAACCCCTTGCCACGGTAAGGATTATTTTTATTAGATTATGATTGAATACATCAGGGGCGAATTAGCTGACCTGACACCTGCTTTGGCTGTTGTCGAGGCACATGGTGTGGGTTATGCACTGAACATTTCGCTCAACACTTATAGTGCCATACAGGGTAAGACAGCTGTGAAACTCTATGTGCACGAGGCTATTATGACAGGTGGGCGTGACGACAACTATACACTCTACGGCTTTGCTAACAAGCAGGAACGCTCGCTCTATCGACTGTTGAT
Coding sequences:
- a CDS encoding diaminopimelate dehydrogenase, with translation MKKIRAAVVGYGNIGVYSVQALEAAKDFEIAGIVRRQGDKDKPLELTPYEVVDDITKLKDVDVAILAAPTRSCPEYAEKISALGINTVDSFDIHGSILDYRTKQMENNKRTNTVSVIAAGWDPGSDSVVRILLESLAPEGLSYTNFGPGRSMGHSVVARSKKGVKEALSMTIPLGEGIHRRMVYVELEEGANLEDVTKELKADDYFAHDELHVFAVPSVAALNDVGHGVHMTRKGVSGKTHNQHFSFDMSINNPALTAQVLVNVARASMRLAPGCYTMPEIPVIDMLPGNREDIIATLV